One Helianthus annuus cultivar XRQ/B chromosome 12, HanXRQr2.0-SUNRISE, whole genome shotgun sequence genomic region harbors:
- the LOC110939250 gene encoding uncharacterized protein LOC110939250 — MKAFRAKTKALDQLHGDYQAQYSVLRDYICELYKTNPGTTVQIEVEPCADHRSVTRKFKRIYVCLGSLKQGFKAIGRELLGLDGAFIKGPYPGQVLSAVGVDPNNGIYPLAYAVVEAETLNSWTWFLQCLGKDLELESNSNFTFISDRQKGIIPALQKVFPCAEHRFCLRHIHENMKLRFKGKEYKDNLWKLATSSTVEYFEQNMQSLKAFNAEAQLWLSDIPPQHWSRSHFSGRALSDVLLNNMCEVFNSRIMDARDKPIITLLEYIREYLMRRIVNVLRVMDNCDGLLTPYAHKKFEEIKLQASRCSVMWNGEDHYQVRGPAGFGVVVDLKSRTCTCRKWEITGMPCKHVVASIWNKNMYGGKGTELPETFVHPVYTMDRWKQVYKYKVYPINGRTLWPKSNVPTTLTPPNHHKPIGRPKKARKRSALELEESTKDGRLTKKGTTKNCLKCGKTGHNRRTCKGQEAS, encoded by the exons ATGAAAGCTTTCAGAGCAAAAACAAAGGCACTTGACCAACTTCATGGTGATTATCAAGCACAATACAGTGTTCTAAGGGATTACATCTGTGAACTTTACAAGACAAATCCAGGTACTACAGTTCAAATTGAGGTAGAACCATGTGCAGATCACAGGTCTGTGACCAGAAAGTTCAAAAGAATTTATGTGTGTCTAGGGTCACTGAAGCAGGGGTTTAAAGCAATTGGTAGAGAGTTGTTGGGTCTGGATGGAGCTTTTATAAAGGGTCCATACCCTGGTCAGGTTCTTAGTGCTGTTGGTGTTGACCCTAACAATGGGATATACCCCTTAGCCTATGCAGTAGTTGAGGCAGAAACCTTGAATTCTTGGACATGGTTCCTTCAGTGCCTTGGTAAAGATCTGGAATTGGAGTCTAATTCAAACTTTACCTTCATTAGTGACAGGCAAAAG GGCATAATCCCAGCACTGCAGAAGGTGTTCCCATGTGCTGAACACAGGTTTTGCCTAAGACATATTCATGAGAATATGAAGTTGAGATTCAAAGGAAAAGAATACAAAGATAACTTATGGAAGTTAGCAACATCAAGCACTGTTGAGTACTTTGAACAAAACATGCAATCCTTGAAGGCATTCAATGCTGAAGCACAACTATGGTTGTCTGATATCCCACCACAACATTGGTCAAGATCACACTTCTCAG GTAGGGCACTATCAGATGTGTTGTTAAACAACATGTGTGAAGTTTTTAACTCAAGGATAATGGATGCAAGAGACAAACCTATTATCACACTTTTGGAGTACATCAGGGAGTATCTCATGAGAAGGATTGTGAATGTGCTTAGAGTTATGGACAACTGTGATGGACTGTTGACACCATATGCTCACAAGAAGTTTGAGGAGATTAAGTTACAAGCTAGTAGGTGTTCAGTCATGTGGAATGGGGAAGACCATTATCAAGTTAGAGGCCCTGCTGGATTTGGTGTTGTGGTGGATTTAAAAAGTAGAACATGTACATGTAGGAAATGGGAGATCACAGGGATGCCGTGCAAACATGTTGTGGCTTCAATATGGAACAAGAATATGTATGGTGGGAAAGGAACAGAACTACCTGAGACATTTGTCCATCCAGTGTACACAATGGATAGGTGGAAACAAGTGTACAAGTATAAGGTGTATCCAATCAATGGGAGGACTTTGTGGCCTAAGTCTAATGTCCCTACCACTTTAACACCACCAAACCATCACAAGCCTATTGGTAGGCCAAAAAAGGCAAGAAAGAGGTCAGCCCTGGAGTTGGAGGAGTCAACAAAAGATGGAAGACTGACAAAGAAGGGAACCACGAAGAACTGTTTGAAGTGTGGCAAAACAGGGCACAATCGCAGAACATGCAAGGGACAGGAGGCATCCTAG
- the LOC110943730 gene encoding uncharacterized protein LOC110943730, translated as MTDSYELRPRWSIRANVDQETVEDYYRRFPHLFAIKLHHGGCFTKFPNFEYVEGKHNYVDQLDPDFFSVHELDLVLKKLGYATDVIRYYHYKIPNQELGFGLRALGSDLDVIDFCKYTTDFKTMHVYTEFEVTNVHTYFYSPAKSRIAEVVDGLDGVEIIRKNPRMMLGWHPLAQVSPNQICVSLHLYFSL; from the exons ATGACGGACTCTTACGAACTGCGACCAAGGTGGTCTATTCGTGCAAACGTTGATCAAGAAACGGTTGAAGATTACTACA GGCGTTTTCCCCATTTGTTCGCTATAAAGCTACATCATGGTGGTTGTTTCACTAAGTTTCCAAACTTTGAGTATGTGGAGGGTAAGCACAACTATGTTGATCAGTTAGATCCTGACTTTTTCTCTGTTCATGAGTTGGATTTGGTATTGAAAAAGTTAGGGTATGCAACAGATGTTATTAGGTATTATCATTATAAGATACCTAATCAGGAACTAGGATTTGGCCTTCGTGCTCTAGGTAGTGACTTAGATGTTATTGACTTTTGCAAGTACACAACTGATTTTAAGACCATGCATGTTTACACTGAGTTTGAAGTAACAAATGTGCATACATATTTCTATTCCCCTGCAAAAAGTAGGATTGCTGAAGTTGTTGATGGACTGGATGGTGTTGAGATCATTAGGAAAAATCCAAGGATGATGTTAGGCTGGCATCCCTTAGCACAAGTGTCTCCGAACCAGATCTGTGTATCATTGCACCTCTACTTTTCTTTGTAA
- the LOC110943729 gene encoding protein FAR1-RELATED SEQUENCE 5-like, translating into MSSSNSADNISKWEERVCINSGRKFFKPKVSGSITPAVGMFFKSFDEAFAFYQRYALAAGFSARKNTSWTNGDGLVKIRYIVCSKEGFHVSKEIDSGSVENSKKIVRRNRGSKRVGCNAHVKLILENNNMYKIYYFEEEHNHIFVEDEDIHFLPAARSIDYVKESFISGLSAINIGPVKAFNIMKTMYGGFGEVGASKVDCKNYRRDLNLYIGEYDAEMVVRRLIRKKECCPGFTCDYVIGEDRRLKGLFWADEQSKKNYTVFGDILVLMLLINQTSKYDLVFVPFTGIDNHYRNVTFGGALLGSETADSYRWLLRCFVNAFGSEPKVVVTDQDAAMKRAIKDVLSRSRHRLCMWHIWEKLKTKVGPVLSANTDFNTRMTHVVWNDTISPEDFETEWHSIMSTFGLENHEWLKDMYDLRFDWIPAYYHGEDLAGLMRTTSRCESENYFFGQICNPRCTLVEFFTHFETAMDIQRHEHRRNDHDTRYIESKPWSDFVLEKQASEIYTKTIFKDIQIEIDAAITKCMSKSLDIVGDVQYFEIKDFRQPCTSFLKVQYSKQEDGLTISCSCKRFEQFGILCRHIFYVLRYDDINEFPRRYVHRRWMRDVVSVGSNHSNIRFDEIGRNSEIDKVYREIVVANEYVVNRLVGDIDELCRYRDHIKSYIDKADEVMVAAPPPSRKERFAEIGGNIEKSDSIIRVPIKTRTKGCGVQKRIKSNREIAIQKSSKIQKSCRVCGEKGHNSRTCKDKVSSNAIGSSNAM; encoded by the exons ATGTCTTCTTCAAACTCTGCTG ATAACATTTCCAAGTGGGAGGAACGTGTATGCATAAACAGTGGAAGAAAGTTTTTCAAACCTAAAGTCAGTGGATCCATTACACCTGCTGTTGGAATGTTTTTTAAGTCATTTGATGAGGCTTTTGCGTTTTATCAGAGATATGCACTTGCTGCAGGTTTTTCTGCAAGAAAAAATACCTCTTGGACAAATGGTGATGGTTTAgtgaaaataagatatattgTCTGTTCAAAAGAAGGATTTCATGTTAGCAAAGAAAtagattctggttcagttgagaaTAGTAAAAAGATTGTTAGACGTAATAGAGGTTCAAAAAGAGTTGGATGCAATGCTCATGTGAAATTAATATTAGAGAACAATAATATGTATAAAATCTACTACTTTGAAGAAGAACATAATCATATCTTTGTGGAAGATGAAGATATTCATTTCTTGCCGGCTGCACGAAGTATCGATTATGTGAAAGAAAGTTTTATATCTGGATTGTCAGCAATCAATATTGGACCTGTTAAAGCATTCAATATTATGAAAACAATGTATGGTGGTTTTGGTGAAGTTGGTGCTAGTAAAGTTGATTGTAAGAATTATAGAAGGGATTTGAATCTTTATATCGGAGAGTATGATGCAGAAATGGTAGTTAGGCGTCTTATTAGGAAGAAAGAATGCTGTCCGGGTTTCacatgtgattatgttattggtgaagatagaagattgaaaGGGCTTTTCTGGGCTGATGAgcaatcaaaaaaaaattatacagtTTTTGGTGACATATTGGTTTTGATGCTACTTATAAATCAAACAAGTaa GTATGATTTGGTTTTTGTTCCATTTACTGGTATTGATAATCATTATAGGAATGTCACATTTGGTGGTGCATTACTTGGTTCGGAGACTGCAGATTCTTATAGATGGCTTTTAAGGTGTTTTGTTAATGCTTTTGGAAGTGAGCCTAAAGTTGTTGTTACTGATCAAGATGCTGCAATGAAGAGAGCTATTAAGGATGTACTTTCAAGAAGTAGGCATAGGTTATGTATGTGGCACATATGGGAGAAATTGAAGACAAAG GTTGGTCCTGTTTTGTCTGCAAACACTGATTTTAATACAAGAATGACTCATGTTGTTTGGAATGATACTATTAGTCCAGAAGATTTTGAAACTGAGTGGCATTCAATAATGTCTACTTTTGGATTGGAAAATCATGAGTGGTTAAAAGATATGTACGATCTTCGATTTGACTGGATTCCTGCTTATTACCATGGAGAGGATTTGGCTGGTCTTATGCGTACTACTTCGAGATGTGAAAGCGAGAATTACTTCTTTGGTCAGATTTGCAATCCAAGATGTACACTTGTTGAATTTTTCACTCATTTTGAGACTGCAATGGATATTCAAAGGCATGAGCATAGGAGGAATGATCATGATACAAGGTATATTGAGTCTAAGCCCTGGAGTGACTTTGTATTGGAGAAACAAGCATCAGAAATATACACCAAAACAATTTTTAAGGATATTCAGATTGAAATTGATGCTGCCATTACAAAGTGTATGTCAAAGTCTCTTGATATTGTGGGTGATGTTCAATATTTTGAAATAAAGGATTTCAGACAGCCATGCACATCTTTTTTGAag GTGCAATACAGCAAACAAGAAGATGGATTAACAATAAGTTGTTCTTGCAAACGGTTTGAACAATTTGGTATATTATGCCGGCATATATTTTACGTTTTACGGTATGATGATATAAATGAGTTTCCTAGAAGATATGTTCATAGAAGATGGATGAGAGATGTTGTTTCTGTTGGATCAAATCATTCAAATATTCGGTTTGATGAAATTGGTAGGAATAGTGAAATTgataaagtttatagagaaatcGTTGTTGCAAATGAGTATGTGGTTAATAGGCTGGTTGGCGATATAGATGAGTTGTGTCGTTACAGGGAtcatattaaaagttatattgaTAAAGCGGATGAGGTTATGGTTGCTGCGCCGCCTCCTAGTCGCAAAGAAAGATTTGCTGAAATTGGAGGGAACATAGAAAAATCAGATTCTATTATTCGTGTGCCGATCAAAACAAGGACCAAAGGATGCGGTGTACAAAAAAGGATCAAGTCAAATCGTGAGATTGCAATTCAGAAATCATCAAAGATCCAGAAATCGTGCCGTGTATGTGGTGAAAAAGGACATAACAGTCGCACATGTAAAGATAAGGTTTCTTCTAATGCTATAGGTTCTAGCAATGCAATGTAA
- the LOC118485022 gene encoding uncharacterized protein LOC118485022 encodes MASSRDNLKVYIRVTQNKSVSENPKSSKKLKTSTAEENIDEQENISRKSTIKQQRTRKRKDISDNVKKQEEKQQQEKQKRRRKKVVIESSEETVSDSMDEKSSRAIVLHTSNQQQVNSDDDFVDPQPRVNLTKNQKKEKAESKPKRSQRKDKTKEQPEQQPYYDYDGKKINIRCAVNNLKDYIEGLSKEQRNVVREIGFESILKFKLHSVPRKFGYWLVKNFDAENDEINIGDEKIKITAEFIQKVFQIPNGKTEIVEKLRPKDTDLIIKFWRGQFPKDILQRMYAHNLITYLKSRNELGRLFKLNFLVIFFTIMAEAMQSSNVNQRFLPSMKSDKKTQNFNWCEYMLTVLKRTRRQWPGNEKLFNGPIALLAILYAYKKQGFDDTENTEEFSLDKIDSTTLQEFEDELEIAAQNDGRCLVNDKVKKVRKTKQKKKDEKNEFYVYPSESENENEEIFEDESEEKHEDDAEEQPISLLKAATDWIDQENQENVQNSQIITNETEKTNTESGGSWGQFFIKPSVGNKDKMWVDSQSRLRNFIPSQNQSEGLSDIHSTKSGDENMKNIKDKKSHEEYLVTALDQHFKGIEEVFESIQSRIDEIVEENPTSEALHNKVNEWVSLIEKFHHQAKKHQKVNIDSTMIETPSRFLNLSQNEGTENQIISTPLIVKRNDDDTKHNEDSSPLVQSSNPETISENEPASVLQTHIEKPSMVQSSFSEETPSLMLEIIKKTDEEEKKSNLKKFNDDEVPSFDLKISQLPSNVDENEVEVDATGHGEQTEIQAESEKKNNRTRCSNYWNTNNV; translated from the exons ATGGCGTCGTCGAGAGATAATTTGAAGGTTTACATTCGAGTTACTCAAAACAAATCAGTCTCTGaaaaccctaaatcatcaaaGAAGCTAAAAACATCAACAGCTGAAGAGAAcattgatgaacaagaaaatattagccgaaaatcaacaatcaaacaacaaAGAACTAGAAAACGCAAAGATATTTCAGACAATG ttaaaaaacaagagGAAAAACAACAACAGGAAAAACAAAAAAGGCGAAGAAAGAAAGTGGTGATAGAATCATCAGAAGAAACAGTTTCTGATTCAATGGATGAAAAATCTAGTCGAGCAATTGTTCTGCATACTTCCAATCAACAACAAGTAAATTCAG atgatgattttgttgatccACAACCAAGAGTTAACCTGACAAAAAATCAAAAGAAGGAAAAGGCAGAATCAAAACCAAAGAGATCACAGAGGAAagataaaacaaaagaacaaccagaacaacaaccataTTATGATTACGACGGAAAAAAAATTAACATTAGATGTGCAGTCAATAATCTAAAAGATTATATTGAAGGTTTGTCAAAAGAGCAAAGGAATGTTGTTAGAGAAATAGGGTTTGAGAGCATACTAAAATTCAAGCTGCATTCAGTTCCACGGAAATTCGGTTATTGGCTGGTAAAAAACTTTGATGCTGAAAATGATGAGATAAATATTGGAGATGAAAAGATTAAGATCACAGCTGAATTCATCCAAAAGGTATTTCAAATACCAAATGGAAAAACAGAGATTGTGGAAAAACTGAGACCAAAAGACACTGATCTTATAATTAAATTCTGGCGCGGTCAATTCCCCAAAGATattttgcaaagaatgtatgCGCACAACTTGATTACTTATTTAAAATCAAGAAATGAGCTTGGAAGATTGTTCAAACTGAATTTTTTGGTTATTTTTTTTACGATCATGGCGGAGGCAATGCAGAGTAGTAATGTTAATCAAAGATTCCTGCCATCAATGAAAAGTGACAAAAAAACCCAAAATTTTAATTGGTGTGAATATATGCTGACCGTTTTAAAGCGTACAAGAAGACAATGGCCTGGAAATGAGAAGCTCTTCAATGGACCTATTGCATTGTTAGCG ATACTATATGCATACAAAAAACAAggatttgatgatactgaaaacaCTGAAGAGTTCTCACTTGATAAAATTGATTCTACAACATTACAAGAATTTGAAGATGAATTGGAAATTGCTGCACAAAATGACGGCAGATGTCTTGTAAATGATAAAGTTAAAAAAGTCAGAAAGACtaaacaaaaaaagaaagatgaaaagaatgaattttatgtttatccaAGTGAATCCGAGAATGAAAACGAAGAAATTTTTGaagatgaatctgaagaaaaacATGAAGACGATGCTGAAGAACAACCAATCTCCTTACTTAAAGCTGCAACAGACTGGATTGATCAAGAGAATCAAGAGAATGTTCAAAACAGCCAAATTATAACAAATGAAACTGAGAAAACAAATACAGAAAGTGGAGGATCATGGGGGCAATTCTTCATTAAACCATCAGTAGgaaataaagataaaatgtggGTAGACAGTCAAAGCCGACTGCGTAATTTCATACCATCACAAAATCAAAGTGAAGGTCTTTCTGACATTCATTCAACAAAAAGTGGCGATGAAAATATGAAGAACATTAAAGATAAAAAATCACATGAAGAATATCTTGTGACTGCTTTGGATCAACATTTTAAAGGAATTGAAGAAGTTTTCGAAAGCATTCAATCACGCATAGATGAGATTGTGGAGGAAAATCCAACGAGTGAAGCTCTTCATAACAAAGTTAACGAATGGGTGTCAttgattgaaaaattccaccatCAAGCAAAAAAGCACCAGAAAGTTAATATTGATTCAACTATGATTGAAACACCATCAAGATTTCTAAATTTGAGCCAAAATGAAGGCACTGAAAATCAAATCATTTCAACACCATtgattgtaaaacgcaatgatgaTGATACAAAACACAATGAGGATAGCTCACCTctagttcaatcatccaatccaGAAACAATCAGTGAGAATGAACCTGCATCTGTTCTGCAAACACACATTGAAAAACCTTCAATGGTACAATCATCATTTAGCGAAGAAACTCCATCATTAATGTTGGAGATTATCAAAAAgacagatgaagaagaaaaaaaatcaaatctaAAGAAATTTAATGATGATGAGGTACCATCCTTTGATTTGAAAATTTCTCAGTTGCCTTCAAATGTTGATGAAAATGAAGTTGAAGTTGATGCTACTGGACACGGTGAACAAAccgaaattcaagcggaatctgaaaaaaaaaacaatcgaACAAGATGTTCAAATTACTGGAATACAAACAATGTTTGA